One Trichoderma asperellum chromosome 5, complete sequence genomic region harbors:
- a CDS encoding uncharacterized protein (TransMembrane:1 (i50-68o)), with protein MRRTSVSLPTKQVAYDPHEKTDRYYPSHRKQGLFASMKDTMLSQSQKSRWLKTGTLVLILFCLFYWLSPTGVEVYNKSPLGSEEGSVSKAPASAPASAPAAPVANVPASNKDITSNKDVASNKDTAAAGHGAPNSGQSPTDSTYGTDKCSRSYSKDKPIVQYVLMIDAGSTGSRIHVYKFNNCGPIPELEKEEFKMTEKSVGGLSAFKNDPVGAAKSLDALMAVAMEHVPDSLKKCSPVAVKATAGLRLIGKELADAILVEVRRHLEQDYPFPVVSAEQNGVAIMDGSDEGVYAWITTNYLLGKIGGPDKSETAAVFDLGGGSTQIVFEPTFKGAPGGGMPEKLAPGDHKYELDFGGHKFDLYQHSHLGYGLMSARKALHSFLVDDLAKSKKDDQTWMSSPIVHPCIAPGTTKQIDVEVNGGEAQTFNFTGPSSPAPAQCRNLAEKILKKEADCKLAPCSFNGVHQPALSKTFAKEDVYIFSYFYDRTKPLGMPDSFTLREMHDLTDKVCAGKDSWDVFSSVPGALEELADRPEHCLDLNFMMALLHTGYEMPIDREVKIAKKIKGNELGWCLGASLPLLAPGSGWECKVKEVL; from the exons ATGAGGAGAACTTCAGTGTCGCTGCCCACGAAGCAAGTTGCCTACGATCCTCACGAAAAGACCGATCGATACTACCCGAGCCATCGAAAGCAAGGCCTTTTTGCCAGCATGAAGGACACCATGCTGTCTCAGTCTCAGAAGTCACGATGGCTTAAGACCGGCACGCTAGTTCTGATACTGTTCTGCCTGTTCTACTGGCTGTCACCAACCGGCGTCGAGGTGTACAACAAGAGCCCGCTGGGCAGTGAAGAAGGTTCTGTGAGCAAAGCTCCCGCTTCTGCTCCTGCTTCTGCTCCCGCTGCTCCCGTCGCCAATGTCCCTGCCTCCAACAAGGATATCACCTCCAACAAAGATGTCGCCTCCAACAAGGATaccgccgctgctggccaCGGCGCTCCCAACAGCGGCCAGTCTCCCACAGACTCTACTTACGGTACCGATAAGTGCTCCAGGTCGTACTCCAAGGACAAGCCCATCGTCCAGTATGTCCTCATGATCGACGCCGGCAGCACTGGTTCCCGAATCCACGTCTACAAGTTCAACAACTGCGGTCCTATTCccgagctggagaaggaggagttCAAGATGACTGAGAAATCCGTCGGTGGCTTGAGCGCCTTTAAGAATGACCCCGTCGGTGCTGCCAAGAGTCTTGATGCTCTCATGGCTGTTGCCATGGAACACGTCCCTGATTCGCTGAAGAAATGCTCTCCCGTTGCTGTCAAGGCTACCGCTGGCTTGCGTTTGATCGGCAAGGAACTTGCCGATGCCATCTTGGTTGAGGTTAGACGACACTTGGAGCAGGACTACCCCTTCCCCGTCGTTTCTGCTGAACAGAACGGAGTTGCCATCATGGACGGCTCAGACGAAGGTGTTTATGCTTGGATCACCACCAACTACCTGCTTGGCAAGATTGGTGGCCCTGACAAGAGTGAGACCGCTGCTGTCTTCGACCTCGGTGGTGGTTCAACCCAGATTGTTTTTGAGCCTACCTTCAAGGGAGCCCCAGGCGGAGGCATGCCTGAGAAGCTGGCTCCTGGCGACCACAAGTACGAGCTTGACTTTGGTGGCCATAAATTCGACCTCTACCAGCACTCTCACCTTGGCTACGGCTTGATGTCTGCCCGCAAGGCTCTTCACTCCTTCCTGGTCGATGATCTGGCCAAGTCTAAGAAAGATGACCAAACCTGGATGAGCTCGCCAATTGTGCACCCCTGTATCGCTCCCGGCACCACCAAGCAAATCGACGTTGAGGTCAATGGTGGTGAGGCACAAACCTTCAACTTCACTGGCCCTTCTTCACCTGCTCCTGCTCAGTGCCGCAACCTGGCTGAGAAGatcttgaagaaggaagCCGACTGCAAGCTTGCCCCATGCTCTTTCAACGGCGTTCACCAACCTGCTCTGTCCAAGACTTTTGCCAAGGAGGATGTCTACATCTTCTCTTACTTCTACGACCGCACTAAGCCCCTCGGCATGCCCGACTCTTTCACTCTCCGCGAGATGCACGATCTCACCGACAAGGTCTGCGCTGGCAAGGATTCCTGGGATGTCTTTTCCAGCGTCCCTGGTGCTTTGGAGGAGCTTGCAGACCGTCCCGAGCACTGCTTGGATTTGAACTTTATGATGGCCCTGTTGCACACTGGTTATGAGATGCCCATTGACCGCGAGGTCAAGATtgccaagaagatcaagGGCAATGAGCTGGGTTGGTGCCTTGGTGCTAG TCTGCCACTTTTGGCTCCTGGCTCAGGTTGGGAATGCAAGGTTAAGgaggttttataa
- a CDS encoding uncharacterized protein (EggNog:ENOG41~MEROPS:MER0323972) yields MDVHLLVYDLSRGLARQMSLGLLGFQLDAVYHTSIELQGREYVYDGGIISIVPGTSHLGQPLERLHLGKTNLPMDVIGDYLESIRSIFTIEAYDLFRHNCNNFTDAFSNFLLGKGIPSHISQMPQAVLDSPFGRMLMPQLTQGVNASRQNGSILGLQQSAQPIAPVKVASVKDVTGHAELSALLDQAKQSCAVVYFTSATCAPCKMIYPLYDSLAEEFAGKATLIKIDISQPQANLLASQYSISATPTFITFLKGEQENRWSGADPATLRGNLQLLVQMAHPHHPHEKLRLPTFANPDTKPVLFGKVPPMQKLMIKMGTEVSGKPEIQHLKRFIEDRANGEALDAVLPNMGHMASFLQESVAKLPLEIMFTVVDLLRCALLDPRVSGYFAEETAHKTVVGILNAVNEQSECPYALRLVTLQMACNFFSTPLFPDEILRHEHLRGPITRLISTSFLDDNHSNTRVAASSLLFNIALADRRSRLGEAKPSLPEDDLVELAASVVEAVSQEETSQEALQGMLSALGHLVYCTKLDGELADLLRALDAEGTVLEKKKTFPNEALIAEVGSELLGKGLKMERLN; encoded by the exons ATGGACGTCCACCTCCTTGTTTACGACCTATCTCGCGGCCTAGCTCGTCAAATGTCGCTGGGCCTCCTAGGATTCCAGCTTGATGCCGTTTACCACACTTCTATCGAGCTTCAAGGCCGCGAGTATGTCTATGACGGcggcatcatctccatcgttCCAGGCACCTCGCACCTGGGCCAACCCTTGGAGAGACTGCATCTCGGCAAGACAAACCTTCCCATGGACGTGATCGGGGATTATCTGGAGTCAATTAGATCTATTTTTACGATAGAG GCCTATGACCTCTTCCGCCACAACTGCAACAACTTCACCGACGCCTTCTCCAATTTCCTTCTTGGGAAGGGTATTCCCAGCCACATCTCACAGATGCCCCAGGCAGTCCTCGACTCGCCGTTTGGACGCATGCTGATGCCTCAACTTACCCAAGGGGTCAATGCCAGCAGGCAAAACGGCTCCATCCTGGGACTTCAGCAGAGTGCTCAGCCTATTGCACCTGTCAAGGTAGCTTCAGTGAAAGACGTGACTGGCCATGCAGAACTATCTGCTCTGTTAGATCAAGCAAAGCAGTCTTGCGCAGTGGTCTACTTTACTTCTGCAACCTGTGCGCCATGCAAGATGATTTATCCTTTATACGACTCACTGGCCGAGGAGTTTGCTGGCAAGGCAACTTTGATCAAGATTGATATCTCTCAGCCGCAGGCAAACTTGCTTGCCAGCCAATACTCGATCAGTGCAACCCCGACATTCATTACATTTCTGAAAGGAGAACAAGAAAACAGATGGTCCGGCGCCGACCCAGCTACTTTGAGAGGAaatctccagctgctggtaCAGATGGCGCATCCCCACCATCCTCATGAGAAGCTCCGTCTTCCCACATTTGCTAATCCCGATACGAAACCTGTACTATTTGGAAAGGTGCCTCCAATGCAGAAATTGATGATCAAGATGGGCACAGAGGTTTCCGGCAAGCCCGAAATTCAGCACCTGAAGAGATTCATCGAAGACCGCGCCAATGGGGAAGCTTTGGACGCTGTTTTGCCGAACATGGGACACATGGCTAGCTTTCTCCAGGAGTCAGTTGCCAAACTACCCCTTGAAATTATGTTTACCGTGGTCGATCTTTTACGTTGTGCGCTTCTTGACCCCCGAGTGAGTGGGTATTTTGCTGAAGAGACAGCGCACAAGACAGTTGTTGGCATCCTCAATGCCGTCAACGAGCAGAGCGAGTGCCCATACGCACTGCGTCTTGTGACCTTGCAAATGGCCTGCAACTTTTTCTCCACTCCATTATTTCCGGATGAAATCCTACGACATGAACATCTTCGTGGCCCCATCACCCGGTTAATATCAACCAGTTTTCTCGATGATAATCACAGCAATACCCGCGTGGCGGCGTCGTCTCTCTTGTTCAACATTGCTTTGGCAGACCGCAGATCAAGGCTTGGCGAGGCTAAGCCGAGTCTACCAGAAGACGACCTTGTTGAGCTTGCAGCATCTGTTGTAGAAGCAGTCTCTCAAGAAGAGACTTCGCAAGAGGCCCTCCAAGGCATGCTTTCGGCGTTGGGCCACTTGGTTTACTGTACAAAGCTTGATGGAGAACTTGCTGATCTACTCCGCGCTCTAGATGCCGAAGGA